In Amycolatopsis coloradensis, one genomic interval encodes:
- the groL gene encoding chaperonin GroEL (60 kDa chaperone family; promotes refolding of misfolded polypeptides especially under stressful conditions; forms two stacked rings of heptamers to form a barrel-shaped 14mer; ends can be capped by GroES; misfolded proteins enter the barrel where they are refolded when GroES binds) — MPKQISFDEDARRALERGVNKLADAVKVTLGPRGRHVVLDKKFGGPTITLDGVTVAREIELDDAFENLGAQLAKSVATKTNDVAGDGTTTATVLAQSLVKVGLRNVAAGANPTAVGRGIEAAAEKVIAVLKEKATPVKGRDNIAQVGTVTSRDAAIGALLGEAVERVGEDGVITIEESSTLATELVITEGVQFDKGFLSAHFATNPEEQKAILEDAYILLVREKISALADLLPVLEKVVEAKKPLLIIAEDVDGEALSTLVVNSLRKTITAVAVKAPFFGDRRKAFLDDLAVVTGGEVISAEIGHKLSETTLAQLGNARRIVVTKDDTTLVDGAGTKDDIAARVAQIRKEIENTDSDWDREKLQERLAKLGGGVAVIKVGAATETELNERKHRIEDAVASTKAAVEEGILPGGGSALVHAVKELDGGLGLEGDEATGVRIVRDALSAPLFWIATNAGHEGAVIVNKVQEQSWGHGFNAATGELTDLLAAGIVDPVKVTRSAVANAASIARLVLTTESSIVEKPVEEEPAAAGHGHAH, encoded by the coding sequence ATGCCCAAGCAGATCAGTTTCGACGAGGACGCTCGTCGCGCGCTCGAGCGCGGGGTGAACAAGCTCGCCGACGCGGTCAAGGTCACCCTCGGCCCGCGCGGTCGCCACGTCGTGCTCGACAAGAAGTTCGGTGGCCCGACCATCACCCTCGACGGCGTCACCGTCGCTCGTGAGATCGAGCTCGACGACGCGTTCGAGAACCTCGGCGCCCAGCTCGCCAAGAGCGTCGCCACCAAGACCAACGACGTCGCCGGTGACGGCACCACGACCGCGACCGTGCTCGCGCAGTCGCTGGTGAAGGTCGGCCTGCGCAACGTCGCCGCCGGTGCCAACCCGACCGCAGTCGGCCGCGGCATCGAGGCCGCCGCGGAGAAGGTCATCGCGGTCCTCAAGGAGAAGGCGACCCCGGTCAAGGGTCGCGACAACATCGCCCAGGTCGGCACCGTCACCTCGCGTGACGCGGCCATCGGCGCCCTGCTCGGCGAGGCCGTCGAACGGGTCGGCGAAGACGGTGTCATCACGATCGAGGAGTCGTCCACGCTGGCGACCGAGCTCGTGATCACCGAGGGTGTGCAGTTCGACAAGGGTTTCCTGTCGGCGCACTTCGCGACCAACCCGGAGGAGCAGAAGGCGATCCTCGAGGACGCCTACATCCTGCTGGTCCGCGAGAAGATCTCGGCGCTGGCCGACCTGCTCCCGGTGCTGGAGAAGGTCGTCGAGGCCAAGAAGCCGCTGCTGATCATCGCCGAGGACGTCGACGGTGAAGCGCTGTCGACCCTCGTCGTGAACTCGCTGCGCAAGACGATCACCGCCGTCGCGGTCAAGGCGCCGTTCTTCGGCGACCGCCGCAAGGCGTTCCTGGACGACCTCGCGGTCGTCACCGGCGGCGAGGTCATCTCGGCCGAGATCGGGCACAAGCTGTCCGAGACCACGCTTGCCCAGCTGGGCAACGCCCGCCGGATCGTCGTCACCAAGGACGACACCACGCTCGTCGACGGTGCCGGCACCAAGGACGACATCGCGGCCCGCGTCGCGCAGATCCGCAAGGAGATCGAGAACACCGACTCCGACTGGGACCGCGAGAAGCTGCAGGAGCGGCTGGCGAAGCTCGGCGGCGGTGTCGCGGTGATCAAGGTCGGCGCGGCCACCGAGACCGAGCTGAACGAGCGCAAGCACCGCATCGAGGACGCCGTGGCTTCGACCAAGGCGGCCGTCGAAGAGGGCATCCTGCCCGGCGGTGGCTCGGCGCTGGTGCACGCGGTCAAGGAGCTCGACGGCGGCCTCGGCCTCGAGGGCGACGAAGCGACCGGTGTGCGCATCGTCCGCGACGCGCTGTCCGCCCCGCTGTTCTGGATCGCGACCAACGCGGGCCACGAGGGCGCGGTCATCGTGAACAAGGTCCAGGAGCAGAGCTGGGGGCACGGCTTCAACGCCGCCACCGGTGAGCTCACCGACCTGCTGGCCGCCGGCATCGTCGACCCGGTCAAGGTGACCCGGTCCGCGGTGGCGAACGCCGCTTCCATCGCCCGGCTCGTGCTCACGACGGAGAGCTCCATCGTCGAGAAGCCGGTCGAGGAGGAGCCCGCCGCGGCCGGTCACGGCCACGCGCACTAG
- the groES gene encoding co-chaperone GroES: protein MSVNIKPLEDKIVVQTSEAEETTASGLVIPDTAKEKPQEGKVLAVGPGRIDDKGNRVPLDVSVGDVVIYSKYGGTEVKYNGEDYLILSARDVLAVIN, encoded by the coding sequence GTGAGCGTGAACATCAAGCCGCTCGAGGACAAGATCGTTGTCCAGACGAGTGAGGCCGAGGAGACGACCGCTTCCGGCCTCGTCATCCCCGACACCGCCAAGGAGAAGCCCCAGGAGGGCAAGGTTCTGGCCGTGGGCCCGGGCCGCATCGACGACAAGGGCAACCGCGTCCCGCTCGACGTTTCCGTCGGCGACGTCGTCATCTACTCCAAGTACGGCGGCACCGAAGTGAAGTACAACGGTGAGGACTACTTGATCCTTTCCGCTCGCGACGTGCTGGCCGTCATCAACTGA
- a CDS encoding HAD-IIIA family hydrolase, whose translation MTGVKELLQEKDHVFLDFDGPVCDVFARLPASEVADRLKRLIEPEVIASADPFDVLRYAASCGPNAAHVVERQLNRFEGEAVALISPAPGIAEVLREWRAQGFTVTIVSNNSVDAIRSFLGLHELAVHIRGISARTTSDPALLKPGPALLDAAVKALATSPGQCVMVGDSAADILAARSAGVASIALAKTPSKRKALAALDPDALVTDLADLRLAP comes from the coding sequence ATGACTGGGGTGAAGGAGCTTCTGCAGGAGAAGGACCACGTCTTCCTCGACTTCGACGGTCCGGTGTGCGACGTGTTCGCCAGGCTTCCGGCGAGCGAGGTGGCGGACAGGCTCAAACGCCTCATCGAGCCCGAGGTGATCGCCTCGGCTGATCCGTTCGACGTGCTCCGGTACGCCGCCTCGTGCGGACCGAACGCCGCGCACGTCGTCGAGCGGCAGCTCAACCGCTTCGAAGGGGAGGCCGTCGCCCTGATCTCGCCGGCTCCCGGTATCGCGGAAGTGCTCCGCGAATGGCGCGCGCAGGGGTTCACGGTGACGATCGTCAGCAACAACTCCGTCGACGCGATCAGGTCCTTCCTGGGGCTGCACGAACTCGCCGTGCACATCCGCGGGATCAGCGCGCGGACGACGAGCGATCCCGCGCTGCTGAAGCCAGGGCCGGCGCTCCTCGACGCCGCGGTGAAGGCCCTGGCCACGTCGCCGGGGCAGTGCGTCATGGTCGGCGACTCGGCCGCGGACATCCTGGCCGCTCGCTCCGCGGGCGTCGCTTCGATCGCTCTGGCGAAGACGCCGTCGAAGCGCAAGGCCCTCGCCGCCCTCGACCCCGACGCCCTGGTGACCGACCTCGCGGACTTGCGTTTAGCCCCCTAA
- a CDS encoding N-acetylmuramoyl-L-alanine amidase: MPRPFRPVTLEPLRRRSKRTAGLAVLALAAGLLAAVPAEAAPADQQRQRDFAAAAREFGVPENVLLGVSFLESRWDFNAGTPSTSAGYGPMHLTDLREAGTGTHHDEGEEDPRGDDARPAKLPATPAPAPPPPGMQTIDEAAALIGQDVATLRTNTTQNIRGGAALLAKYQRETGDWRAAVARYSGAKDAEGAQVFADEVFDTISKGVSRRTDDGQNVTLAASPVSPARAQAEAPKIECPKKVSCLSVPAPYQELPDNDYGNHDKADRPKSQKVEYIIIHDTEGYWDTAMDLVTDPTYVSWHYTIRSSDGQIAQHVPTKDVAWHAGNWYVNAKSVGIEHEGFAAKGTWYTEAMYRTSAKLVAYLARKYDIPLDRAHILGHDNVPGTIPSTIRGMHWDPGPYWDWAHYFELMGAPLSGFGRPGSPLVTITPDFATNQPAFTGCETAGKPCPARGSGSVVLRSEPSDSAPLLKDVGLRPDGSASTMAVSDIGSRAETGQRYVVAERRDGWTAIWYLGQKGWFRDQHTTSPAFGLVVTPKPGLATVPVFGRAYPEAEAYPANVPVQQVVPLPYTFSAGQRYSLGNVLGSEYYSATTFDPANHVVVKGKTKYVQIQFGHRIAFVKADDVRIVPAL; the protein is encoded by the coding sequence ATGCCGCGTCCCTTCCGTCCCGTAACCCTCGAGCCGCTCCGACGCCGGTCCAAACGGACCGCCGGGCTCGCCGTCCTCGCCCTCGCAGCAGGCCTCCTCGCCGCTGTCCCCGCCGAAGCCGCCCCTGCGGACCAGCAGCGTCAGCGGGACTTCGCGGCCGCCGCGCGGGAGTTCGGCGTCCCGGAGAACGTCCTGCTCGGCGTCTCCTTCCTGGAGTCGCGCTGGGATTTCAACGCCGGCACCCCGAGCACGTCCGCGGGGTACGGCCCGATGCACCTGACCGACCTCCGCGAGGCGGGCACGGGCACGCATCACGACGAAGGCGAGGAGGACCCGCGCGGCGACGACGCCCGCCCGGCGAAGCTCCCGGCGACTCCGGCGCCGGCGCCTCCCCCGCCCGGCATGCAGACCATCGACGAGGCGGCCGCGCTCATCGGCCAGGACGTCGCGACGCTGCGCACGAACACCACGCAGAACATCCGCGGTGGCGCCGCTCTGCTGGCGAAGTACCAGCGCGAGACCGGCGACTGGAGGGCCGCCGTCGCGCGCTACAGCGGCGCGAAGGACGCGGAGGGAGCGCAGGTCTTCGCCGACGAAGTCTTCGACACCATCTCCAAGGGCGTCAGCCGCAGGACCGACGACGGCCAGAACGTCACCCTCGCCGCGTCACCGGTGAGCCCGGCGCGCGCCCAGGCCGAAGCCCCGAAGATCGAGTGCCCGAAGAAGGTCTCGTGCCTTTCCGTGCCGGCGCCGTACCAGGAGTTGCCGGACAACGACTACGGCAACCACGACAAAGCGGACCGGCCGAAGAGCCAGAAGGTCGAATACATCATCATCCACGACACCGAGGGCTACTGGGACACGGCGATGGACCTTGTCACCGACCCGACGTACGTGAGCTGGCACTACACGATCCGCTCGTCCGACGGCCAGATCGCGCAGCACGTGCCGACCAAGGACGTCGCCTGGCACGCGGGCAACTGGTACGTCAACGCGAAGTCCGTCGGCATCGAGCACGAGGGCTTCGCCGCGAAGGGAACTTGGTACACGGAGGCGATGTACCGTACCTCCGCGAAGCTCGTCGCCTACCTCGCGCGGAAGTACGACATCCCGCTCGACCGCGCGCATATCCTCGGCCACGACAACGTCCCCGGCACGATCCCCTCGACCATCAGGGGCATGCACTGGGATCCGGGCCCGTACTGGGACTGGGCGCACTACTTCGAGCTCATGGGCGCGCCGCTTTCCGGCTTCGGCCGTCCCGGCTCACCGCTGGTGACCATCACCCCGGACTTCGCCACGAATCAGCCCGCGTTCACCGGCTGCGAGACGGCCGGAAAGCCTTGCCCGGCAAGGGGTTCCGGTTCGGTCGTGCTGCGCAGCGAGCCGAGCGACTCGGCGCCGCTGCTCAAGGACGTCGGCCTGCGCCCGGACGGTTCGGCGAGCACGATGGCCGTTTCCGACATCGGCAGCCGGGCGGAGACCGGCCAGCGGTACGTGGTCGCCGAGCGGCGTGACGGCTGGACGGCTATCTGGTACCTCGGCCAGAAGGGCTGGTTCCGCGACCAGCACACGACGAGTCCGGCGTTCGGCCTGGTCGTCACGCCGAAGCCCGGCCTGGCGACCGTGCCGGTGTTCGGGCGGGCGTATCCCGAAGCCGAGGCCTATCCGGCGAACGTGCCGGTGCAGCAGGTCGTCCCGCTGCCGTACACGTTCTCGGCGGGACAGCGGTACTCGCTCGGCAACGTCCTCGGTTCCGAGTACTACTCGGCGACGACGTTCGACCCGGCGAACCACGTGGTCGTCAAGGGCAAGACGAAGTACGTGCAGATCCAGTTCGGACACCGCATCGCCTTCGTGAAGGCGGACGACGTCCGGATCGTGCCCGCGCTCTGA
- a CDS encoding glycosyltransferase: MGGGSIKILLAITQAFALTMSVAFIVYVVVIVVPYLRRKPAPVGDAADFTWHFFVPCRDEQTVIRETVRYLRSTFRHAHVWVVDDDSEDRTARVVRSIWRRNGGYDPYLHLVPRRRPEARTGKGDALNAAYQALNDWMGPDASRNDVVVVVVDADGRPAANCLEVCAADHLFGDETIGAVQLDVWMGNADTRPPGKNWFSRAFGLKLAQMQDLEFRTAIAAIQTSRGFTGTISMGGNGQFTRLSALDSIAGPDEQPWRGSLLEDFELGVHLLTAGWRTGYTPDSHVKQEGLYSLRRFLVQRTRWGQGTMQCSRYLRRIWDSPHVSTLGAAEMMYYLAQPWMQLLGSLLYPIPFILLLFSTAGDPAQVWTWFADDGAWILFAIYGSFGLLPFIVWGPIYQFKCLKSRNVLRGLGMGFAYALYIYTFYITSWRALFRLVRGRNGWSKTRRNTEHAPGVKVALDS; this comes from the coding sequence ATGGGCGGCGGCTCGATCAAGATCCTTCTCGCGATCACGCAGGCCTTCGCGCTCACCATGAGCGTGGCGTTCATCGTGTACGTGGTCGTGATCGTCGTGCCGTACCTGCGGCGCAAACCCGCTCCCGTCGGTGACGCCGCCGACTTCACCTGGCACTTCTTCGTTCCGTGCCGGGACGAACAGACCGTCATCCGGGAAACCGTGCGGTACCTGCGGTCGACGTTCCGGCACGCGCACGTCTGGGTCGTCGACGACGACTCCGAGGACCGCACGGCGCGGGTGGTGAGGTCGATCTGGCGCCGCAACGGCGGCTACGACCCGTACCTGCACCTCGTTCCCCGGCGTCGTCCGGAGGCGCGGACGGGCAAGGGGGACGCGCTCAACGCGGCCTATCAGGCGCTCAACGACTGGATGGGACCGGACGCGAGCCGGAACGACGTGGTGGTCGTGGTCGTCGACGCGGACGGGCGGCCGGCGGCGAACTGTCTCGAGGTGTGCGCCGCGGACCATCTCTTCGGCGACGAAACGATCGGCGCCGTGCAACTGGACGTCTGGATGGGCAACGCCGACACCCGCCCGCCGGGGAAGAACTGGTTTTCGCGCGCTTTCGGGCTGAAGCTGGCCCAGATGCAGGATCTCGAGTTCCGCACGGCCATCGCGGCCATCCAGACCTCGCGCGGGTTCACCGGCACGATCTCCATGGGCGGCAACGGTCAGTTCACGCGGCTGTCCGCATTGGACTCGATCGCCGGACCGGACGAACAGCCATGGCGCGGTTCGCTGCTGGAGGATTTCGAACTCGGCGTGCACCTGCTGACCGCGGGCTGGCGGACCGGCTACACCCCGGATTCCCATGTGAAGCAAGAAGGTCTGTACAGCCTCCGGCGATTCCTGGTGCAGCGCACGCGCTGGGGCCAGGGCACGATGCAGTGTTCGCGGTATCTCCGGCGGATCTGGGATTCGCCGCATGTGAGCACGCTGGGCGCGGCGGAGATGATGTACTACCTCGCGCAGCCGTGGATGCAGCTGCTCGGCTCGCTGCTGTACCCGATCCCGTTCATCCTGCTGCTCTTCAGCACCGCGGGCGATCCGGCGCAGGTGTGGACCTGGTTCGCCGACGACGGCGCGTGGATCCTGTTCGCCATCTACGGCTCGTTCGGGCTGCTGCCGTTCATCGTGTGGGGCCCGATCTACCAGTTCAAATGCCTGAAGAGCCGCAATGTCCTGCGTGGACTGGGGATGGGCTTCGCCTACGCGCTGTACATCTACACGTTCTACATCACGTCGTGGCGGGCGCTGTTCCGGCTGGTGCGCGGCCGCAACGGCTGGTCGAAGACGCGGCGGAACACCGAGCACGCCCCCGGGGTCAAGGTCGCGCTGGACTCCTGA
- the xrtP gene encoding exosortase P, whose translation MAVLAVLAVAVGLVLAERLYRVFEVQLSGLILRVITTSGVFVAGERETVYFGLSGDTPLGLRMTPECSSAFMLLPLLLVTAVMLYFRPGNAKRLFVSLAISAIVVILVNQMRVLAIVGLVNVMGIDEGYYWGHTLLGSMVSVLGGAVALVLFVWLGTRKPRAERGAA comes from the coding sequence ATGGCGGTGCTGGCGGTGCTCGCCGTCGCGGTCGGCCTGGTGCTGGCCGAACGTCTGTACCGGGTTTTCGAAGTCCAGCTCTCCGGTCTGATACTGAGGGTCATCACCACATCGGGTGTCTTCGTCGCCGGTGAACGCGAGACTGTCTACTTTGGGTTGTCGGGCGATACTCCACTCGGGTTAAGAATGACTCCGGAATGCTCGTCGGCATTCATGTTGCTGCCTCTGTTGCTGGTGACCGCCGTCATGTTGTATTTCCGTCCTGGAAATGCGAAGAGGCTCTTCGTTTCGTTGGCCATTTCCGCGATCGTCGTCATTCTTGTCAATCAGATGAGGGTTTTGGCCATTGTCGGGCTCGTGAACGTGATGGGTATCGACGAAGGCTATTACTGGGGTCACACCCTGCTCGGTTCGATGGTCAGTGTCCTCGGCGGCGCGGTCGCCCTCGTGCTGTTCGTCTGGCTGGGCACCCGCAAGCCGCGTGCCGAACGAGGGGCCGCCTGA
- a CDS encoding choice-of-anchor P family protein, whose protein sequence is MREPPRINSEDQLKNTHLLRRGGLLAAVVASVAIAGAAPASAAPGDGSAYGVKVDVKLLGLDAVKAGPLAEAKTSGPTTNSLAKANLTGVLTAGAINTEAKRDDNSGAVTAKASTADVGLPLLKSALGSVGVKVVEATCTATQKGVQGATNLVGANLGSAGAVDSTPAPNTQVKVGLGDANVATIILNEQIKNGDGSLTVNAIHVKLLGQALNPLGSGDVIVSSATCGPAGLPVPLASGAGLWIGLGLLGAVAIPVGIRVVRNRRPATTA, encoded by the coding sequence ATGAGAGAACCCCCACGAATCAATTCGGAGGACCAGTTGAAGAACACGCACCTCTTGCGACGAGGCGGACTGCTCGCCGCTGTGGTGGCGAGTGTGGCCATCGCCGGTGCGGCGCCCGCCTCGGCGGCCCCCGGTGACGGCTCCGCGTATGGCGTCAAGGTCGATGTGAAACTCCTCGGCCTCGACGCGGTGAAGGCCGGGCCGCTCGCCGAAGCGAAGACCTCCGGGCCGACCACCAACAGCCTCGCGAAGGCCAACCTCACCGGTGTGCTGACCGCGGGCGCTATCAACACCGAAGCCAAGCGCGACGACAACTCCGGTGCCGTGACCGCCAAGGCCAGCACCGCCGATGTCGGCTTGCCGCTGCTGAAGAGCGCACTCGGTAGTGTCGGCGTCAAGGTCGTCGAAGCCACCTGCACCGCGACCCAGAAGGGTGTGCAGGGTGCGACGAACCTGGTCGGTGCGAACCTCGGCAGCGCGGGCGCCGTCGACTCGACGCCGGCACCGAACACACAGGTCAAGGTCGGTCTCGGCGACGCCAACGTCGCGACGATCATCCTCAACGAGCAGATCAAGAACGGTGACGGCAGCCTCACGGTCAACGCCATCCACGTGAAGCTGCTGGGACAGGCGCTCAACCCGCTCGGTTCCGGCGACGTGATCGTCTCGTCGGCCACCTGTGGTCCGGCCGGTCTGCCCGTGCCGCTCGCTTCGGGCGCCGGACTGTGGATCGGTCTCGGCCTGCTCGGTGCCGTCGCCATCCCGGTCGGTATCCGCGTCGTCCGCAACCGGCGTCCGGCGACCACCGCCTGA
- a CDS encoding LPXTG cell wall anchor domain-containing protein has protein sequence MYKLPGAGVGVAGGGVGALAATGADVGWWLAVGVILLVLGTIAVIAGYRRTKRLGEMGS, from the coding sequence ATGTACAAGTTGCCTGGCGCCGGAGTCGGCGTCGCCGGTGGCGGGGTGGGTGCCCTCGCCGCCACCGGGGCCGATGTCGGCTGGTGGCTGGCCGTCGGGGTGATCCTGCTGGTTCTCGGAACCATCGCGGTCATCGCGGGCTATCGCCGCACGAAACGGCTCGGCGAGATGGGGAGCTGA
- the wecB gene encoding non-hydrolyzing UDP-N-acetylglucosamine 2-epimerase yields MDVMLLAGTRPEAVKLAPLALALAEHPHLRPFVVHSGQHQGMVEQALIPFGLPVDAWLDTPPRTTGTQAELVSGLLPALDDVLRRVAPAAVVVQGDTTTGLAGALAAFWQGIPVVHLEAGLRTHDLAAPFPEEGTRQMISRIAALHLAPTPAAAAALRTEGVPRQRIAVTGNTVVDAVIAIAERDLPARDTALALLEMEIAEAGERLVLVTSHRRESWGEPLSRTLAAIELIVAEHSDVQVLFPVHPNPAVRDQVKTALGGTPRVTITEPLEYPDLVRALRLAELVLTDSGGIQEEAPTFGTPVLVLRDVTERREAVEAGCAWLVGTDTGLIADTAAKVLRGDLYPTHAGNPYGDGNAAALSVAALEELLDLAPAPRTAAESR; encoded by the coding sequence GTGGATGTGATGTTGCTGGCCGGAACACGGCCGGAGGCGGTCAAGCTCGCGCCGCTGGCATTGGCGCTGGCGGAGCACCCGCACCTACGGCCCTTCGTCGTCCACAGCGGACAGCATCAGGGCATGGTGGAACAGGCGCTGATCCCGTTCGGACTGCCGGTCGACGCCTGGCTCGACACCCCGCCCCGGACCACCGGCACGCAGGCGGAACTCGTTTCCGGGCTGCTGCCCGCGCTCGACGATGTGCTGCGACGCGTCGCACCGGCCGCGGTCGTCGTCCAGGGTGACACCACGACGGGGCTGGCCGGCGCGCTCGCCGCGTTCTGGCAGGGCATCCCGGTCGTGCATCTGGAGGCGGGCCTGCGGACGCACGACCTCGCCGCACCGTTCCCCGAAGAGGGGACGCGGCAGATGATCTCGCGTATCGCCGCCTTGCATCTCGCGCCGACGCCGGCCGCCGCGGCCGCGCTGCGCACGGAAGGTGTTCCGCGCCAGCGGATCGCCGTCACCGGCAACACCGTCGTCGACGCCGTGATCGCGATCGCCGAGCGGGATCTCCCGGCGAGGGACACCGCGCTCGCCTTGCTGGAGATGGAAATCGCCGAGGCCGGCGAACGCCTCGTCCTCGTGACGTCGCATCGGCGCGAGTCCTGGGGCGAGCCGCTGAGCCGCACGCTCGCGGCCATCGAACTGATCGTCGCGGAACACAGCGACGTCCAGGTGCTGTTCCCGGTGCATCCCAATCCGGCCGTGCGGGATCAGGTGAAGACCGCGCTCGGCGGAACCCCGAGGGTGACGATCACCGAGCCGCTCGAGTATCCCGATCTCGTGCGCGCATTGCGGCTCGCCGAGCTCGTCCTGACCGATTCCGGTGGTATCCAAGAGGAAGCACCGACTTTCGGCACGCCCGTCCTCGTGCTCCGCGACGTCACCGAACGGCGCGAAGCCGTCGAGGCCGGCTGCGCCTGGCTGGTCGGGACGGACACCGGCCTCATCGCGGACACCGCGGCGAAGGTCCTCCGTGGCGACCTCTATCCGACACATGCCGGAAACCCTTACGGCGACGGCAATGCCGCCGCGTTGTCGGTGGCCGCGCTGGAGGAACTGCTCGACCTCGCCCCGGCGCCGCGCACCGCCGCCGAATCGCGCTAG
- the tsaD gene encoding tRNA (adenosine(37)-N6)-threonylcarbamoyltransferase complex transferase subunit TsaD — MPRIIMGIESSCDETGVGLVRLHDDNTVELLADEVASSVDQHARFGGVVPEVASRAHLEAMVPTVERAFEKAGLQLSDVDAIAVTAGPGLAGALLVGVAAAKAYAAALDIPLYGVNHLAGHIAVDTLQHGPLPDRCLALLVSGGHTQLLLVDDIASEIIELGSTVDDAAGEAYDKVARVLGLPYPGGPPIDKAAKNGDGAAIAFPRGMTGPRDAKFDFSFSGLKTAVARWVEGAERRGEDIPVDDVAASFQEAVADVLTMKAIRAAKEHGVDTLVISGGVAANSRLSELAAERCAEAGITLRVPRPRLCTDNGAMIAALGAHVVAAGRPRASLDFSANPALPVQIVSI; from the coding sequence ATGCCGCGCATCATCATGGGCATCGAGAGTTCGTGCGACGAGACCGGTGTCGGCCTCGTCCGCCTGCACGACGACAACACGGTCGAACTCCTCGCCGACGAGGTCGCCTCCAGCGTCGACCAGCACGCCCGCTTCGGTGGCGTCGTGCCCGAGGTCGCCAGCCGCGCGCACCTGGAGGCGATGGTCCCGACGGTCGAGCGGGCCTTCGAAAAAGCCGGGCTCCAACTGTCCGATGTGGACGCGATCGCGGTCACCGCGGGACCCGGGCTTGCCGGCGCGCTCCTGGTCGGCGTCGCCGCGGCCAAGGCCTACGCCGCCGCGCTCGACATCCCGCTCTACGGCGTCAATCACCTGGCCGGGCACATCGCCGTCGACACGCTCCAGCACGGCCCGCTGCCTGACCGCTGTCTCGCCCTGCTCGTTTCGGGCGGGCACACGCAATTGCTGCTGGTGGACGACATCGCTTCCGAGATCATCGAACTCGGGTCCACTGTGGACGACGCGGCGGGCGAGGCCTACGACAAGGTCGCCCGCGTGCTCGGCCTGCCGTACCCCGGCGGCCCGCCCATCGACAAGGCCGCCAAGAACGGCGACGGCGCCGCCATCGCGTTCCCCCGGGGAATGACCGGGCCGCGCGACGCCAAGTTCGACTTCTCCTTCTCTGGCCTGAAGACCGCCGTCGCCCGCTGGGTCGAAGGCGCCGAACGCCGCGGTGAGGACATTCCTGTCGACGACGTCGCTGCGTCGTTCCAGGAGGCCGTCGCCGACGTGCTCACCATGAAGGCCATCCGCGCCGCCAAGGAACACGGCGTGGACACGCTGGTGATCTCCGGCGGCGTGGCGGCGAATTCGCGACTGTCCGAACTCGCCGCCGAGCGCTGCGCCGAAGCCGGGATCACCCTGCGGGTTCCGCGGCCGCGGCTGTGCACCGACAACGGTGCGATGATCGCCGCGCTCGGCGCGCACGTGGTCGCCGCCGGACGGCCGCGGGCATCGCTCGATTTCTCCGCGAATCCGGCGCTGCCGGTGCAGATCGTCTCGATCTAG
- the rimI gene encoding ribosomal protein S18-alanine N-acetyltransferase, which produces MRLEPLRRKDIPRCVEIEKILFPGDSPWSAYAFHAELDGGGYYLVARPDESDEVIGYAGLAVVGRRGDYEASIHTIGVDPGHQRKGIGTTLLKALLDRADELAAPVFLEVRTDNDAAITLYERHGFERVGLRKRYYQPSGADAYTMARPRAQVRDEVAG; this is translated from the coding sequence GTGAGGCTGGAACCCTTACGCCGCAAGGACATTCCCCGCTGTGTCGAGATAGAGAAGATCCTCTTCCCCGGCGATTCGCCGTGGAGCGCCTACGCCTTTCACGCCGAACTCGACGGCGGCGGCTACTACCTGGTCGCCCGTCCGGACGAAAGCGACGAGGTCATCGGTTACGCCGGGCTCGCCGTCGTCGGCCGCCGCGGCGACTACGAGGCGAGCATCCACACGATCGGCGTCGACCCCGGCCACCAGCGCAAGGGCATCGGCACCACGCTGCTGAAGGCGCTCCTCGACCGCGCGGACGAACTCGCCGCGCCGGTCTTCCTCGAAGTCCGCACCGACAACGACGCGGCGATCACGCTCTACGAGCGGCACGGTTTCGAACGCGTCGGCCTCCGGAAGCGCTACTACCAGCCCTCCGGCGCCGACGCCTACACGATGGCCCGCCCGCGGGCCCAGGTCCGAGACGAGGTGGCGGGCTGA